In the Candidatus Woesearchaeota archaeon genome, one interval contains:
- a CDS encoding class I SAM-dependent methyltransferase produces MGCFGEAGGGAFVVSVAAARLARFSRIATYFHEKDLAMLRQGRLPMRRTQKGFWGSTNLFVLYTFFSRAGLARRRRFCDLGCGDGRVVLVASLFTRAEGVEWDAALCGEAREAAKSLGMDVRIVRGDFTRVSLKGFDVFYSFPDNEFSEAFEEKLCRECPGGVLFVHDVLYRPKLLRRLRTVWVDQRPFYEYALTPRRGVARRLQK; encoded by the coding sequence TTGGGTTGTTTTGGTGAAGCAGGGGGTGGTGCGTTCGTGGTGAGTGTTGCTGCAGCCAGGCTGGCTCGCTTTTCTCGGATCGCCACGTATTTTCACGAGAAGGATCTTGCAATGCTCAGGCAGGGGAGGCTTCCCATGCGGAGGACTCAGAAGGGGTTTTGGGGGTCGACGAACTTGTTTGTTCTGTACACGTTTTTCAGCAGGGCGGGGCTGGCGAGGCGGAGGCGTTTTTGTGACTTGGGTTGTGGTGATGGGCGCGTCGTGCTGGTTGCTTCTTTGTTTACGAGGGCGGAAGGTGTCGAGTGGGATGCTGCGTTGTGTGGTGAAGCGAGGGAGGCGGCGAAGTCGCTTGGAATGGATGTTCGTATTGTGCGGGGGGATTTCACTCGGGTTTCTCTGAAAGGGTTTGACGTGTTCTATTCCTTCCCTGATAACGAGTTTTCGGAGGCGTTTGAGGAGAAGTTGTGCAGGGAGTGTCCTGGCGGGGTGCTGTTCGTGCATGATGTGTTGTACCGGCCGAAGTTGCTTCGTCGGCTTCGAACCGTGTGGGTGGATCAGCGGC